In Megalobrama amblycephala isolate DHTTF-2021 linkage group LG10, ASM1881202v1, whole genome shotgun sequence, one DNA window encodes the following:
- the si:ch211-198a12.6 gene encoding zinc finger protein 501, producing the protein MAESETDCDTPGLDTLGSECVIAHTQVGDLHYGAETEIMTQEDKRLDLEAIHGDLGAVTCVDVVTETDHDYIKSEIHHDHHQYFSSAEIKGNEHLLGEVLLKTEMGGGEHIVKVESDHGGELTVESENGVIIHEAHGLQCSECGEIFDCMSDLHEHFEIHKATHPYICVHCGESFAIEASLRSHMRIHMKEKSYTTGLEMVGKGVIDAFNLKPHQMMHSPEKPHRCSECGKSFAAAITLREHMKMHSDDKPYKCTQCRKSFVRRRHLKKHQELHAHDKPFTCLQCGKGFTTASNLKQHQKTHAGEKPHRCTQCGKCFAAAATLREHQRIHSGEKPYKCTQCRKSFVRKRHLKKHQLVHQGGKPYRCSQCDKGFNHSSSLSRHHKVHLEAKMYAQGDKDFPFDTTMKRGMHTGEKPYSCNHCEKSFNHSSSLSRHQRTHSDGKSYTCAQCGKRFNHPSSLARHQRVHLEDKSTYSAIATGKGFPHTTILKQRILQSEKPYRCAQCGKGFNHSSSLSRHHRIHIDQ; encoded by the coding sequence ATGGCTGAGTCAGAGACTGACTGTGACACACCAGGTCTCGATACATTGGGATCTGAGTGTGTCATAGCCCATACTCAAGTCGGTGACTTGCATTATGGAGCAGAGACTGAGATTATGACTCAAGAGGACAAAAGACTTGACCTGGAGGCCATTCATGGTGATTTGGGGGCAGTGACCTGCGTGGATGTGGTAACAGAGACGGACCATGACTATATTAAATCTGAAATACACCACGATCATCATCAGTATTTCAGTAGCGCAGAAATAAAAGGCAATGAGCATTTGCTCGGTGAGGTGCTGTTAAAGACAGAGATGGGTGGTGGAGAACATATTGTAAAGGTGGAGTCTGACCATGGAGGGGAGCTTACGGTGGAGTCAGAGAATGGTGTTATCATCCACGAAGCCCATGGCCTGCAATGCAGTGAGTGTGGCGAGATTTTTGACTGCATGTCTGATCTCCACGAACACTTTGAAATCCACAAAGCCACTCACCCCTACATTTGCGTCCACTGTGGTGAGAGCTTCGCTATTGAAGCCAGCCTAAGAAGTCACATGAGGATTCACATGAAAGAGAAAAGTTACACCACTGGTCTTGAGATGGTTGGTAAAGGAGTCATTGACGCATTCAACTTGAAACCGCACCAGATGATGCACTCTCCTGAAAAGCCGCACAGATGTTCAGAGTGTGGCAAGAGCTTCGCCGCTGCCATCACTCTCCGGGAGCACATGAAAATGCATTCGGATGACAAACCCTACAAATGCACCCAATGCCGAAAAAGCTTTGTGCGCAGACGCCATCTCAAGAAGCATCAAGAGCTGCATGCACACGACAAGCCATTTACATGTCTTCAGTGCGGTAAAGGCTTTACGACGGCTTCCAATCTTAAACAGCACCAGAAGACTCATGCTGGTGAAAAGCCACACAGATGCACCCAGTGTGGAAAGTGTTTTGCCGCAGCGGCTACGTTGAGAGAGCATCAGAGAATCCACTCAGGGGAGAAGCCCTACAAGTGCACCCAGTGTCGAAAGAGCTTTGTCAGGAAACGCCACCTCAAGAAGCATCAGCTGGTCCATCAGGGTGGAAAGCCCTACCGGTGTTCTCAGTGCGACAAGGGTTTCAACCATTCCTCTTCCTTGTCAAGACACCACAAGGTCCACCTGGAGGCCAAGATGTATGCCCAGGGCGACAAGGATTTCCCCTTCGATACTACAATGAAGAGGGGAATGCATACAGGTGAAAAGCCATACAGCTGCAACCATTGTGAGAAGAGCTTCAATCACTCGTCGTCGCTATCCAGGCACCAGAGAACTCATTCTGATGGAAAGTCCTACACCTGTGCTCAATGTGGGAAGAGGTTCAATCATCCCTCATCTCTCGCAAGACACCAACGGGTTCATTTGGAGGATAAGTCGACTTACAGTGCTATTGCGACAGGAAAGGGATTCCCCCACACTACCATCTTGAAACAGAGAATCCTTCAGAGTGAAAAACCATATAGGTGCGCTCAGTGTGGAAAGGGTTTCAATCATTCGTCCTCTCTGTCTAGGCATCACAGAATTCATATTGACCAATAA
- the stox1 gene encoding storkhead-box protein 1, whose amino-acid sequence MSVQHRSVQLSAASLAVVLCRDEDIKFSASNTNGQDVFADFKSQNSRSFWNKRLVKAVAEVSFQGWLENYVLLVQGNANNLEVLREAWMRRALRSPKGYTIKAVGDLSPVQMSPISQSQFIPLSEILCSVISDMNSAHVVVNQEALINHMMKAHPGMTIPTQDILYNALGTLIKERKIYHTGEGYFVVTPQTYFITNNMVKERNWWSSGDIDLPSPPPITYLVSNESCMDTSSEVPVLAHCKSCSCFTPPSIVPPSVQDHQSISISECTGKSLKWPKEHKPSIQHQSTSTAADYQASEISKSTNTSRKDKEKAGRKFGLNLFRRNTGKKDNKPKKEYATFSGQFPPEEWPVRDEDDLNNLPRDLEHAIIKRINPELTVDNLVKHTVLMKKLEEKAERGTEKAVDKGISTEALLAKQRHHTSKAVGKKLAPRATRSKRRGPSSKEKQRAKDKTFQYAKDLEEDDQIMPHLRAEFALDEPDNNVESTILNPKCVYKKRIDNPFLGLPGRDVETNIHHKEQRRREAKIPSAGRRERPGHRSKSWDPHRTKAMADSVEKSHTLKDAPCKQVHERVPTVDSTLDVQPIQELCGDYSSAYPESSTLRIEDKIKLRENKVRSREFRNDRLKEMKHQDGHLRHVPDQNNIVDNPSHCDTTEVPLSWPKPTIQRRLSLHLLNSKEESHHRPDLLSSHQQVGNVTSHQLPDGQTLDRNTSQTESEVYTDDEHHIYQKAVEDEDGCSSVCLNEECILDCELSQTNVARYRESVCADGGWDGHFIEEHAHHKPTRTTHRPHEYRWQSSDHQILQKGASPRQEVQCLRKRLHESSLADEHTEALESSIFDYCQTSEVESDSETIHKSADEADASKSNNWISHQELKDCHQSTTETSEHTGNNSANLNDPTGACAGETAESQSYTADSGIDSPRTHMSVTSSNSAILNGLKHRGFLQNLEKLHSNGIHPQSSLLKLTPVMNV is encoded by the exons ATGTCTGTACAGCACCGCTCGGTCCAACTGTCAGCCGCGTCGCTCGCTGTTGTTCTCTGCCGGGACGAGGACATCAAATTCAGCGCGAGCAACACTAACGGACAGGACGTGTTTGCGGATTTTAAGTCGCAAAATTCACGAAGTTTCTGGAATAAAAGACTCGTGAAAGCGGTGGCGGAAGTTTCCTTCCAGGGATGGCTGGAGAACTACGTGCTGCTCGTGCAGGGCAATGCCAATAACTTGGAGGTGTTGAGGGAAGCGTGGATGCGTAGGGCGCTGAGGTCACCCAAAGGATACACTATCAAAGCAGTGG gTGATCTGTCCCCTGTGCAGATGTCACCAATCTCCCAGTCTCAGTTTATTCCACTGTCTGAAATATTGTGCTCTGTCATATCAGACATGAATTCCGCCCATGTGGTTGTAAACCAGGAAGCATTGATCAATCACATGATGAAAGCACACCCAG gaaTGACCATTCCCACTCAAGACATCCTGTATAATGCATTGGGAACACTTATTAAGGAGAGGAAGATCTATCACACTGGCGAGGGCTACTTTGTAGTCACCCCTCAAACATACTTCATCACCAATAACATGGTGAAAGAGAGGAATTGGTGGAGTTCTGGCGACATTGACCTGCCTTCACCACCTCCCATCACGTACCTGGTGAGCAACGAGAGCTGCATGGACACCTCTAGTGAGGTGCCTGTCCTGGCCCACTGTAAGTCCTGCAGCTGCTTCACCCCTCCGTCCATTGTACCTCCATCTGTCCAAGACCATCAATCCATCAGTATCAGTGAGTGCACTGGGAAAAGCCTCAAGTGGCCCAAAGAACACAAACCCTCCATTCAGCACCAGTCCACGTCTACTGCAGCAGACTACCAGGCCAGTGAGATTAGCAAATCCACCAACACAAGCCGCAAGGACAAGGAGAAAGCTGGTCGCAAATTTGGACTTAACCTCTTCCGACGAAACACAGGGAAGAAGGACAACAAACCAAAGAAAGAGTATGCCACATTCTCTGGGCAATTCCCACCAGAGGAATGGCCTGTCAGGGATGAGGATGACTTAAACAACCTCCCCAGGGATCTAGAACATGCCATCATCAAACGGATCAACCCAGAGCTGACTGTGGACAATCTTGTAAAGCACACAGTTCTTATGAAGAAGCTTGAGGAGAAAGCTGAGAGAGGCACAGAGAAAGCTGTGGACAAGGGCATTTCCACCGAAGCTCTTCTAGCTAAGCAGAGGCACCATACCTCAAAGGCCGTGGGGAAGAAATTAGCCCCTAGAGCTACTCGTAGCAAGAGAAGAGGACCTTCATCCAAAGAGAAACAAAGGGCAAAGGATAAGACTTTCCAATATGCTAAAGATTTAGAGGAAGATGATCAGATTATGCCTCACCTCAGAGCAGAATTTGCTTTGGATGAACCTGACAATAATGTAGAGAGTACCATTCTGAATCCAAAATGTGTCTACAAGAAACGGATAGACAACCCATTTTTAGGATTGCCAGGAAGAGATGTGGAAACAAACATCCACCATAAAGAACAAAGGAGGAGAGAAGCCAAGATTCCATCCGCCGGACGGCGGGAAAGACCAGGTCACAGGTCAAAATCCTGGGATCCTCACCGGACCAAAGCAATGGCTGACAGCGTAGAGAAATCTCACACATTGAAGGATGCACCTTGCAAACAGGTCCATGAAAGAGTACCGACTGTGGACTCCACTCTGGATGTTCAACCAATTCAAGAGCTTTGTGGAGATTACAGCTCAGCATACCCTGAGAGCAGCACATTGAGGATAGAGGACAAAATTAAGCTGAGAGAGAATAAGGTCCGAAGCAGAGAGTTCAGAAATGACagattaaaagaaatgaaacaTCAGGATGGACACTTGAGACATGTTCCTGACCAAAATAACATTGTAGATAATCCTTCACATTGTGATACAACAGAAGTACCCCTCTCATGGCCTAAACCTACAATTCAACGTAGACTTTCCCTACATCTACTTAACAGTAAAGAAGAGTCTCATCACCGTCCTGATCTGCTGTCTTCGCACCAGCAAGTTGGCAACGTAACTAGCCATCAGCTGCCGGATGGTCAAACCTTGGACAGAAACACAAGCCAGACTGAGAGTGAGGTGTATACAGATGATGAACATCACATCTACCAGAAAGCAGTGGAGGATGAGGATGGTTGTAGCTCTGTCTGCCTGAATGAGGAATGCATACTTGACTGCGAGCTATCACAAACCAATGTAGCTCGTTACCGTGAATCTGTCTGTGCAGATGGTGGCTGGGATGGCCATTTTATTGAGGAACATGCTCATCACAAACCCACCAGAACCACACACAGGCCGCATGAATACAGGTGGCAGTCCTCTGATCACCAGATCCTTCAGAAAGGTGCTAGCCCCAGACAAGAGGTCCAGTGTCTGAGGAAAAGACTACATGAATCCAGTTTGGCAGATGAACATACTGAAGCCCTGGAAAGCAGCATTTTTGACTACTGTCAGACAAGTGAAGTGGAGTCTGATTCTGAGACCATACATAAATCTGCAGATGAAGCTGATGCTAGCAAATCTAACAACTGGATCAGTCACCAAGAATTGAAGGACTGCCATCAGAGCACAACAGAGACATCCGAGCATACTGGGAACAACAGTGCAAACCTGAATGACCCTACAGGGGCCTGTGCAGGAGAAACCGCAGAGAGTCAGAGTTACACAGCTGACAGTGGGATTGACTCTCCAAG GACACATATGAGTGTAACCTCCAGTAACTCAGCAATTCTTAATGGACTGAAGCATCGTGGCTTCCTGCAGAACCTTGAAAAGCTCCACTCCAATGGCATTCACCCTCAGAGTTCACTGCTCAAGCTTACACCTGTCATGAATgtataa